In the genome of Halanaerobiales bacterium, the window ATTTCATTTTCTGGAAATATTTTTGCTTCTAAAGTCCAAAATCCAGCATCTTCTGATTTTTTTATCAATGATTTTAATAATTTTTTCCCAAATCCATTCCCCTGGTATTCAGGATCTATATAAATACTTACTTCTGCAACTCCTTCATAAGCTTTCTTTTTGTAAACTGGACTTAAAGCAGCCCAGCCATAAATTTTTTCTTTATTTTTGATAACCAATCTACATTTTTTAAAATGACCTTTATCCCATTCTTTCCAATTAGGGGGATTATTATCAAAAGTTGCATCACCGCTTTTTATTCCCTTTTCATATATTTTTTTGACCTGATTCCAATCTGTTTTTTTCATTTTCTTAATTTCATAATTCATCTAAAAAACACCTCATAAAATATATATTAGTATACTTACTGTCTCTTTTTAATCCAGTTAAGAATAAAAAGTATTCCTATTAAAAAAGCAGGCCCTGCAATTGTTAAACTCCAGATGAAAAGTGTAGTTATTTCTACTCTTCCAATTATCATGAATATATAATATAATCCACCTGCAATAAAGACTATTCCTCCAACTATCTCTATTTTCCAGCTAATTATTAATACCACTATTAATATCAAAACAGGAATATTATGAATAAAAAATCCTAGCATTTGCTCTGAAAAACTTAGTTCAGGAGAAAAAACATCTAATGAGAATAAAAATAAAAAACAAATAAAAAGAATACTCAGGATTCTTGGCGCCCAGTATAAATACTTATTTATTTTTCTCATTTAAAAAACTCCTCTCATAACTACTTAATAGTTAACATAAAAGTGACCTTTCATATTAGTAAATAATTCTTTTACAATATCTTTATATTTATCTTTAACATAACAGTCAGGTAAAAAATCTGTAATTTCTTCAATTTGTTTTTCATCAAAAAATAACTTCACCGCTCCCTGTGGAGTAAAAGCTAAATCACTATCCAACTCATCTCTATTCAACTTCTGCAAATTAATTTTACCATTATTAATTTTAATTTGTATCATTTCTTTATAATTATCATAATTTAAGGTTAATTCTTCATTACTATAAATAGTATTTTTAATTCTTTTTTCTAAAATAGGTTTTATTTTATTTAACAACTTAAATTCATCAATTATTTTTAATTGATATGAATACCATCTTCCACCTGTAGAGCCAATACTTTTAAGATATTTAACAAACTTATTATTTTCTTTTAAATCTGTAGTTATTTTTTTATGTCCTTCATCTTTAAAATATTTTATAAGTGACTCATATTGATCAAAAGTAAGATTATTTGATATATCGGAAATATGAATTTCATCTCCTATATCCATAGTTAAGTAACCTATTTTATTCTCTAAATTCTCGATAATATAATAATCTTTTTTAACCGGATCAGAAAGATAATTATTTAATTGAGCTTTAATAATTTTTCTATCTTTTATTTTACATAAATCATAACTATCAACAGTATTTTTATATGATTTAATTAAAAAATCAATATCTTTACTTTCAGCTTTTCTTAATTTTAAATTATTATTATTATTGAGATCAAGATCAAAAAGATCTATTTTTTCATTAGTCATTTCCACTGCATAATTAAATCCATAACGCCTATAAAAATAAGGAATTCCTTCAATTACTGCTAAATTATAATTTAACTCTTTACATTTTTCAAAAAACATCTCAGTTAATTTATTATTTATTTTCTGACCACGATATTCAGCAAGAGTACCTGCAATACCATATTCTGCTGTTTTTAAAATAACATCACCGTATTTTACTGGTGTATCAAGTAGGCATAAAATACCAACATACTTCTCTTTTAGCTGATCATAAGCATAAAAGTAAATATTATCTTCTTTTTTTGGTGATCTATAAA includes:
- a CDS encoding GNAT family N-acetyltransferase; this encodes MNYEIKKMKKTDWNQVKKIYEKGIKSGDATFDNNPPNWKEWDKGHFKKCRLVIKNKEKIYGWAALSPVYKKKAYEGVAEVSIYIDPEYQGNGFGKKLLKSLIKKSEDAGFWTLEAKIFPENEISIYLHKKFGFRLIGIREKLGKSSEGNWRDVALLERRSSKF
- a CDS encoding GNAT family N-acetyltransferase, translated to MSNIIYKIARTKKDFEGLKNMIKKIFDQEVYELADDLFYRSPKKEDNIYFYAYDQLKEKYVGILCLLDTPVKYGDVILKTAEYGIAGTLAEYRGQKINNKLTEMFFEKCKELNYNLAVIEGIPYFYRRYGFNYAVEMTNEKIDLFDLDLNNNNNLKLRKAESKDIDFLIKSYKNTVDSYDLCKIKDRKIIKAQLNNYLSDPVKKDYYIIENLENKIGYLTMDIGDEIHISDISNNLTFDQYESLIKYFKDEGHKKITTDLKENNKFVKYLKSIGSTGGRWYSYQLKIIDEFKLLNKIKPILEKRIKNTIYSNEELTLNYDNYKEMIQIKINNGKINLQKLNRDELDSDLAFTPQGAVKLFFDEKQIEEITDFLPDCYVKDKYKDIVKELFTNMKGHFYVNY